The following coding sequences are from one Candidatus Zixiibacteriota bacterium window:
- a CDS encoding putative porin — protein MKRGIIVFLAASVVGAASAAEWTDNVKVKGDLRYRHEVLDRNSDTSPARNRQRLRARLAIEGRVSETAKVVVGLASGSDDPVSTNQTLGESFTTKNLGLDLASLMYRPARLSFLTLTAGKMEKPFIIPGHSELQWDGDLNPEGAAAALEHNFEKLTLAAVVSGLWIQERSKTKDSWLGSGQVSARLSLNEDKSGLLVGAGYFDYQNIKGFPLFYDEEDAFGNSAVEAQFGGETVNVYAHDYNIVEAFVELTHPLGAVPAALFGHYVNNIEADSLNAGWSLGASAGKIKNPGSWTVRYVYRELEADAVVGAFTDSDLGEGGANASGHEVSAACQVAGNTTFSATYFYNTIGIGASDKAEYLNRLQVDLQLKF, from the coding sequence ATGAAGAGAGGGATAATCGTTTTTCTTGCCGCCTCCGTCGTCGGCGCCGCCTCGGCCGCGGAGTGGACAGACAATGTCAAGGTCAAAGGGGATCTGCGCTACCGTCATGAAGTGCTCGACCGCAACAGCGATACTTCGCCGGCACGCAACCGCCAGCGCCTTCGGGCGCGCCTGGCGATCGAGGGCCGGGTCTCGGAGACCGCCAAAGTGGTCGTGGGGTTGGCCTCAGGTTCCGATGATCCGGTCTCGACTAACCAGACGCTCGGGGAGTCGTTCACGACCAAGAATCTGGGGCTCGACCTGGCCTCCCTGATGTATCGCCCCGCACGCCTGAGCTTCCTGACCCTCACGGCGGGCAAGATGGAAAAGCCTTTCATCATCCCCGGCCATTCCGAACTCCAGTGGGACGGCGACCTCAACCCGGAGGGGGCGGCGGCCGCACTGGAGCACAACTTTGAAAAGCTCACTCTGGCCGCGGTTGTGTCCGGTCTGTGGATCCAGGAGCGATCGAAGACGAAGGACAGCTGGCTCGGCAGCGGGCAGGTTTCCGCCCGTCTCTCTCTCAACGAGGACAAATCGGGCCTGCTCGTTGGCGCCGGCTACTTTGACTACCAGAATATCAAAGGTTTCCCGCTCTTCTACGACGAAGAGGATGCTTTCGGCAACAGCGCGGTGGAAGCGCAGTTCGGGGGCGAGACAGTCAATGTCTACGCGCATGACTACAACATCGTGGAGGCGTTCGTGGAATTGACGCACCCCCTGGGCGCGGTGCCGGCGGCGCTGTTCGGGCACTACGTGAACAACATCGAAGCCGACAGCCTCAATGCCGGCTGGTCGCTCGGGGCGTCGGCCGGCAAAATCAAGAATCCCGGCTCGTGGACGGTGCGGTATGTCTACCGCGAGCTCGAGGCCGATGCCGTCGTCGGGGCGTTCACCGATTCCGACTTGGGCGAGGGCGGCGCCAACGCCTCCGGCCACGAGGTCTCAGCCGCCTGCCAGGTGGCCGGGAACACTACGTTCAGCGCCACCTATTTCTATAACACCATCGGAATCGGTGCGTCCGACAAGGCCGAGTACTTAAACCGGCTGCAGGTCGACCTGCAGCTCAAATTCTGA
- the phoU gene encoding phosphate signaling complex protein PhoU, translating to MTRHLQREIERIKKKILSLSAMVEERLHLSVKSIAERNSEMALRVCESDWEIDRMEVEVEEDCLKILALHQPVAIDLRFLIAVLKINSDLERIGDLAAGIAEQGIFLAARPRVVLPFDFPRMAEIAKDMLKGAIDSLVSMNPDLAAGVCLRDDEIDGLHREMYRQVEAGMRAQPDQIETYIHMLAVSRQLERIGDHATNIAEDVIYMVEGIIARHRMDQYNHSEESGGDSGTAGPSGSD from the coding sequence ATGACCCGACACCTGCAGAGAGAAATCGAGCGGATCAAGAAGAAGATCCTGTCGCTCAGCGCGATGGTCGAAGAACGCCTCCACCTGAGCGTGAAATCGATCGCCGAACGCAACTCCGAGATGGCGCTGCGCGTGTGCGAGTCGGACTGGGAGATCGACCGCATGGAGGTGGAGGTCGAGGAGGACTGCCTGAAAATTCTCGCCCTCCACCAGCCGGTCGCGATCGATCTGCGCTTCCTTATCGCCGTCCTCAAAATCAACAGCGACCTCGAGCGCATAGGAGATCTCGCCGCCGGCATCGCCGAGCAGGGGATCTTCCTCGCCGCCCGGCCCAGGGTCGTCCTCCCCTTCGACTTCCCCCGCATGGCGGAGATCGCCAAGGACATGCTCAAAGGGGCGATCGACTCCCTCGTCTCTATGAACCCCGACCTCGCCGCCGGAGTGTGTCTCCGCGACGACGAGATCGACGGGCTCCACCGGGAGATGTACCGCCAGGTCGAGGCCGGCATGCGCGCCCAGCCCGACCAGATCGAAACTTACATCCACATGCTCGCCGTCTCCCGCCAGCTCGAGCGGATCGGCGACCACGCCACCAACATCGCCGAAGACGTCATCTACATGGTCGAGGGCATCATCGCCCGCCACCGGATGGACCAGTACAATCATTCCGAGGAGAGCGGGGGAGATTCCGGGACAGCCGGGCCGTCCGGATCGGACTAG
- a CDS encoding PstS family phosphate ABC transporter substrate-binding protein, which translates to MKKVLIGGALLLVAGVALSAGAITMKGSDTLVRLGQRWAEEYMKQNPGTVIQVSGGGSGTGIAALLNGSTDICQASRDMKEKEYQLAEKNGKEPFRVAVALDGIAVFLNAKNPVGELTVPQLKGIYTGAIVNWKEVGGPDAPIILYGRENNSGTYVFFKEHVLNDEDYADRTQTLPGTAAVVNAVGKDPNGIGYGGLAWATGVKFAAVRQNDTAAAVMPSLETVSDGRYPISRDLYWFFNGPPTGELKKLLNWVLSPAGQTMAADIDYVPLPAERARANQVP; encoded by the coding sequence ATGAAGAAGGTACTGATCGGCGGCGCCCTGCTGCTCGTGGCCGGAGTGGCGCTGAGCGCCGGCGCCATCACGATGAAAGGGTCCGACACGCTCGTCCGCCTCGGCCAGCGCTGGGCCGAGGAGTATATGAAGCAAAATCCGGGGACGGTGATCCAGGTTTCCGGCGGCGGCTCGGGCACGGGGATCGCCGCCCTGCTCAACGGATCGACCGACATCTGCCAGGCCTCCCGCGACATGAAGGAGAAAGAGTACCAACTGGCCGAAAAGAACGGCAAGGAGCCATTCCGGGTGGCGGTCGCGCTCGACGGCATCGCCGTGTTTCTCAATGCGAAGAACCCGGTCGGCGAGCTCACCGTGCCCCAGCTCAAAGGCATCTACACCGGCGCCATCGTCAACTGGAAAGAGGTCGGCGGACCGGACGCTCCGATCATTCTCTACGGCCGCGAAAACAACTCCGGCACCTACGTGTTCTTCAAGGAGCACGTCCTGAATGATGAGGACTACGCCGATCGGACGCAGACGCTTCCGGGGACGGCCGCGGTGGTGAACGCGGTGGGGAAGGATCCCAACGGGATCGGCTACGGCGGTCTGGCGTGGGCGACGGGCGTGAAGTTCGCGGCGGTTCGGCAAAACGATACAGCCGCCGCCGTGATGCCCTCGCTGGAGACGGTCTCGGACGGCCGGTATCCCATTTCGCGCGACCTCTACTGGTTCTTCAACGGCCCCCCGACCGGCGAGCTGAAGAAACTGCTCAACTGGGTGCTCTCGCCCGCCGGTCAGACCATGGCGGCCGACATCGACTACGTGCCGCTGCCCGCCGAGAGAGCCAGAGCCAACCAGGTTCCGTGA
- the pstB gene encoding phosphate ABC transporter ATP-binding protein, whose amino-acid sequence MADPLRAPQVRFARPSEPEGETACKITVDHQNFFYGHHQALFDINLQIAEKRVTALIGPSGCGKSTFLRTLNRMNDTIPGTRMEGTVRLGGLDIYRDIADLSTLRTRVGMVFQKSNPFPKSVFDNVAYGLRVNGVTDRQIVAASVEDALRRSFLWDEVKDKLDQSAYMLSGGQQQRLCIARALAVRPEVLLMDEPASALDPISTTKIEDLIGDLRDNYTIVIVTHNMQQAARISDYTAFFYEGRLIEYGPTRRIFTKPSLKRTEDYVTGRFG is encoded by the coding sequence ATGGCCGATCCGCTCCGCGCGCCGCAGGTGCGGTTCGCGCGTCCGTCCGAGCCCGAGGGCGAGACCGCCTGCAAGATCACCGTGGATCACCAGAACTTCTTCTACGGCCACCACCAGGCGCTCTTCGACATCAACCTGCAGATTGCGGAGAAGCGCGTCACCGCGCTCATCGGACCCTCCGGCTGCGGCAAGTCGACTTTCCTGCGCACCCTCAACCGGATGAACGATACGATCCCGGGCACGCGCATGGAAGGCACGGTGCGGCTGGGCGGTCTCGACATCTACCGCGACATCGCCGACCTCTCCACCCTGCGGACGCGGGTGGGGATGGTGTTTCAGAAGTCCAACCCGTTTCCCAAGTCGGTGTTCGACAACGTCGCCTACGGCCTGCGGGTCAACGGCGTGACCGACAGGCAGATTGTCGCCGCGTCGGTCGAGGATGCGCTCCGGCGGTCGTTTCTGTGGGACGAGGTGAAGGACAAACTCGATCAGAGCGCCTACATGCTCTCGGGCGGGCAGCAGCAGCGGCTGTGCATCGCGCGGGCGCTCGCGGTCCGGCCCGAGGTGCTGTTGATGGACGAGCCGGCCTCCGCCCTCGACCCCATTTCCACCACCAAGATCGAGGACCTGATCGGCGATCTGCGCGACAACTACACGATTGTCATCGTCACCCACAACATGCAGCAGGCGGCCCGCATCTCCGACTACACCGCCTTCTTCTACGAGGGGCGCCTGATCGAGTACGGGCCGACGCGGAGAATATTCACGAAGCCGTCGCTCAAGCGGACCGAGGACTACGTCACCGGCCGATTCGGCTGA
- the pstA gene encoding phosphate ABC transporter permease PstA yields MSAVPRGLAARPGPPAPDFQLKAKGTGLLPKSLTLAAVAIIALMLAVILANILIGGREVLSVDFLTHPPEQGMQAGGIFPAIFGTVALVLLMTIAVVPIGVLTAVYLHEYTRPDSKITRLIRIAISNLAGVPSIVFGLFGLGFFIGFVGGGLDAVFHGGAPGPVWGQPAIVWAAATLALLTLPVVIISTEEALRTIPGELKDASYALGATKLQTIRRIILPQAMPGILTGGILAVSRGAGEVAPIMFTGAAYYLPYLPTRLNDQFMELGYHIYVMATQSPDIEATKPILYGTVLVLLVLTFVLNFTAIIIRSRLRARRPNA; encoded by the coding sequence ATGAGCGCCGTCCCCCGCGGCCTCGCGGCGCGGCCCGGCCCGCCGGCGCCCGACTTTCAGTTGAAAGCCAAAGGCACGGGGCTGCTTCCGAAGTCCTTGACCCTGGCGGCCGTCGCGATTATCGCGCTCATGCTGGCCGTCATTCTCGCCAACATTCTGATCGGCGGCCGGGAAGTCCTCTCGGTCGATTTCCTTACCCATCCGCCGGAGCAGGGGATGCAGGCGGGGGGTATTTTCCCGGCGATCTTCGGGACCGTGGCGCTGGTGCTGCTCATGACGATCGCGGTGGTGCCGATCGGGGTGTTGACGGCCGTCTACCTGCACGAATACACGCGGCCCGACTCGAAGATCACGCGGCTGATCCGCATCGCGATCAGCAATCTCGCCGGGGTGCCATCGATCGTCTTCGGCCTGTTCGGACTGGGGTTTTTCATCGGGTTCGTCGGCGGCGGGCTCGACGCGGTGTTTCATGGCGGGGCGCCGGGCCCGGTGTGGGGACAGCCGGCGATCGTCTGGGCGGCGGCCACGCTCGCCCTGCTGACCCTTCCCGTGGTGATCATCTCGACCGAGGAGGCGCTGCGGACCATCCCGGGAGAGCTCAAGGACGCCAGCTACGCGCTCGGGGCGACCAAACTGCAGACGATCCGGCGGATCATTCTCCCGCAGGCGATGCCGGGGATTCTCACCGGCGGCATCCTGGCCGTGAGCCGCGGCGCCGGGGAGGTCGCGCCGATCATGTTCACCGGGGCCGCCTACTACCTGCCCTACCTCCCCACCCGGCTCAACGACCAGTTCATGGAGCTCGGCTACCACATCTACGTCATGGCGACCCAGTCGCCCGACATCGAGGCCACCAAGCCGATCCTCTACGGCACTGTTTTGGTGTTGCTGGTGCTGACCTTTGTCCTTAACTTCACCGCGATCATCATTCGATCGCGACTGCGCGCGAGGCGTCCGAATGCCTGA
- the pstC gene encoding phosphate ABC transporter permease subunit PstC encodes MQPYQFRPKSKIREFLGERLIQVTALTALVSVALIFIFIFKEAVPIFTDESVREEVTLEKMVVKQEWKAGREASCKWQPESGTPKYSLLPLFVGTLKAALIAMLFAVPLGVGAAIYSAEFASRRLREFIKPVVELLAGIPSVVLGFFALLVLATVVQNALGLTYRLNAITAGLALGLAVIPIVFTVAEDAMTSVPQSLRDAALALGANRWQVSRTVVLPAALPGIAAGVILGFGRAIGETMIVLMASGNAAVVSLAPGDSVRTLSATIAAELAEVVFGSAHYSVLFLLGTLLFVFTFLINLGGDVALRRIRTRLQGRTS; translated from the coding sequence ATGCAGCCCTACCAGTTCCGACCGAAATCGAAGATCAGGGAGTTCCTGGGCGAGCGCCTCATCCAGGTCACGGCGCTCACCGCCCTGGTCTCGGTCGCGCTCATCTTCATCTTTATCTTCAAGGAAGCCGTCCCGATTTTCACCGATGAGTCCGTCCGCGAGGAAGTCACGCTGGAGAAAATGGTCGTCAAGCAGGAGTGGAAGGCGGGGCGGGAGGCGTCGTGCAAATGGCAGCCGGAGTCCGGGACGCCGAAGTACTCGCTGCTGCCGCTGTTTGTGGGGACGCTGAAGGCGGCGCTCATCGCCATGCTATTCGCCGTCCCGCTCGGCGTGGGGGCGGCGATCTACTCGGCCGAGTTCGCCTCCCGCCGCCTGCGGGAGTTCATCAAGCCGGTGGTGGAACTGCTGGCGGGCATTCCCTCCGTTGTCCTCGGGTTCTTCGCCCTGCTTGTTTTGGCGACGGTGGTGCAGAACGCGCTCGGGTTGACTTACCGGCTGAACGCGATCACCGCCGGCCTGGCCCTCGGCCTCGCCGTCATCCCGATTGTCTTCACGGTGGCGGAGGATGCGATGACTTCGGTGCCGCAGTCGCTGCGCGACGCGGCGCTGGCGCTCGGGGCCAACCGGTGGCAGGTCTCGCGGACAGTCGTGCTTCCGGCCGCCCTGCCGGGCATCGCCGCCGGCGTCATCCTCGGGTTCGGGCGCGCGATCGGGGAAACGATGATTGTGCTGATGGCCTCGGGGAACGCCGCGGTCGTCTCGCTCGCGCCCGGCGATTCGGTGCGGACGCTCTCCGCGACCATCGCCGCGGAACTGGCCGAAGTCGTGTTCGGGAGCGCCCACTACAGCGTGCTCTTTCTGCTCGGAACCCTCCTGTTCGTTTTCACCTTCCTCATCAACCTCGGGGGCGACGTGGCGCTGCGCCGGATCAGGACGCGCCTGCAGGGGAGGACGTCATGA